In Panicum virgatum strain AP13 chromosome 5K, P.virgatum_v5, whole genome shotgun sequence, the genomic window TACTTGacaataatgtccaatcatggactaattaggtttaaaaaattcatctcgtactaatcagttagattgtgtatttaattattatttttaactgcatttaatgctccatacatgtgtccgaacattcgatgtgacgggtaccgtagaaattttttggaaactaaccTAAAAGAAAAATTGTTGGTGCTCGTTACGCTGCAGTGCTATTTAATCATGATGAACACCGAACTCCTGGCCTAGTGCTCGTCACTGCAAGCATTTATTCACTTTAActgctactccctccattccaaattataagtcattccaagaattttggagaatcaaaatttttcaaatttgatcaaatttatatgacaagataataacatttatgataccaattcaTTAGATTCTTCGTTAGCAATATTTTTATAGTGCACATATTTAATgttataaatctttatatttctccctataattttggtcaaactttgagatggtttaactttccaagattcttggaatggcttataatttggaatggagggagtagtatggTAAACGTAATTACACCCTACTTGTAGACTGTAGTAACACAAATACTTTCGCCGCGTGTCCTGCTCACACTTGCCACATAAGGAAGCACTCAATGATACACACACCGGTCACCAAATTCAGAGGGAGGCTAATTCTATACTGCCACTAAACTTTGCATTATATTTCAACAAAGCGTCGCTTTCATAGCTGCACTCGTCGAATCCATCCCTACCCACGACAGATCGAAGCAATCAagcaagaaagaaaaacaaatagAAAATCGAGCGTAGTTCAGTTACCAATTCGACTGCGCTTTCTTGGAGGAGACGACGTGCCGGCTCAGCCCGTCCGGAACCTGAGAAATCCCATCCACACAGCGCCCCCAAAATTAACGAAGCTTTTAATAAGCTCGTACTAGCCACTGTGATAACACCAAATCCAGCACAGGGCGCGCACGACGGCATCAATCGAAATTCTCAGCTGGCAGCTCACCTGCGAGTTGGCCCCGAAGCTGAGGATGTCGCGGccgagcgcggcgacggcggggtgCGCGCCGTGGAGCCCGTGctccgccggcgagggcgcgcaCAGGCCGCACAGGAACCGGTATATGCTGTTCCCCATGGCCGCCTCCTGCTACCGCGGCCTAGCtggctcgctcgctcgccgtcGGGGCGCGACGACGAATTCGAAGACGGGATCTCGGCGCAGCGCGGggtgtctctctctctctctctctctctctctctctctctctctctctctctctctctctctctctctgcccgGAAATCCGCCCCGGGATTTGAAAACCTCTGCGGCGGGGTTTTGTCTGTCCGTGGGTTGTGTGTGGATCTGCGCCGCGGCCGTTGCGAAGCCGTTCCGGGATGGAAATGGAATCGcggcgctcgctcgctcgctcgcttcaCGAGGAGGAGAAAATGAGCAGGGAGGAAAGCCAGGATGGGATGGGGAAAGCTGTAGCGGCTGACCTGTCCATTCGAAGCGAGATTTGCTACGTGGAGGCGCGCCATtggctggcggcggccggccgcgccggatCCGTTGCGGGCGTGGATGGGGTGCTCACGTGTGCTCGTTGACGCCGATTGCGAACTACGTCTGCGTGTCCAGGGCGTCGCGTCGGCAGTTTCGTTGCCAATGCTTTCGTAGTTTCGCTGGCATTTCGTAGCTAGTCCAGGTGGCACGCAGTGGGTAACCACGGTTTGGGTAGGTATCTGTACCACTTCTACGGTCGTGCCACGGTGCCAGCGCACACCGATCGTTGGATGCAGGTGGTTACAGGTTTACAGTCATCCTTGCATGTAAGTGATTTCAACATCTGCAGCGTGTGTTTgttcggaaaaaaaaaaggaccgTCAAGGACACGAGTTTGAGTAGGCTGTCACGACTCGCAACGTGAACCGAACAGTGCCACGATCACCGATCGGTCGTTCGGTGTGTGAGCTCCGAACTTGCTGTAAGTAACCTGGAGTGGTGTATAAACTGCATTGGGAATCCTGGCTCCTTCGATGCCTCCTCTTCCCTCTGTATGGTGAGTTTTTAGCACCAATCACGCGCGATTTCGGCGAGAGAATTGTTCTTTTCTATCTATCTATCAAAAATTAAAACAATTAAAACTCTTTCTCATCAAGATTATGCCCACCTTACCTCTCACGGAAGCCCCACTTATCATGCCAAAAAGTTTGACGAAAGGGAGGGTGAAATTGATTTTGTCAATAttttccaccaaaatcctaatactttttacacGAGCAATTTTCTATACCCAACTCTTATACCCGCTTATTACTTTTCTTTGCACACACTTTACTTTTCTTTGCACATGCCTTCACCCATAATTCGCGtcattatttattttggaaggataatgtagcagcaccgcccaaattaaaccgacttaagtgcgctaaccatcatcttaatacttaatcaagttactgtgcacttaaaacggtgtaatctgacaggctgtcgggtaaatcccgattaaactactgtactccaggatcacaattgcactaatagacccgtacgaagacgagaaacaggtgataccagcatacataaatcttcaaattaatttacaacacagggtttacataaaaggttcgaatacaaacaacagagttcaaaagcACAGTGGAAGTTTAaaaaccgagttcgaaatacaatacgataactacgacgacgatacaaggtgagctccacatcctgcccaccgatgtgatgccaacctgcccgatcttcacggggaagacagggcccactcgacggtctgCGCAGAaatggacaaagccgcctttgcagcgcaataGCTACGAGGACCTgcaaaaatatggtgggtcaatcacaaggctctacttcccgctggtacacgtctcacctgggaggagtttgtggcagcttttaaagcccaccacatccctacaagtttgatgaggagaaagatggcagagttcctagcttCAATTTTATCCTTTATTCTTGCGGTTATTTGATTATTGTTTCATGCACGTGTAGCCTTAACAAAGCAAACCTCTGTTTTAATCCATGCTTTTCTAAGCAAGTTTAGTTGTTGTTGTTTTGAAgtaaacacttcaggctaaaacgaGTTAAACTTCTGAACTACATGGCATTGCATCATTTTGAAATGCATCGCATCATAACGCATCATAAGCACTCATGCGTCGCACTGTGTCCTAACTATTGCATGGCAttctttttcatacgtgtagacgccgcgaacgaagccgcctacgagctgatcgccgagccgatccaggagccgcaggcgggagagcagcaggaggacgcaggCGAGCCCCCTTGCGAAGAAgttgctaaccccgctgacctgcaaggcaagccccggagcataaccataatttaattattcaatgtttatataagtatttgtgcatttaagtattaggagttgtatgaaactcTAGTATGCaggttctccctaggtacctgagAGTCCATACTAGTGGGCAGGTATCGTTAGCAATGCTATGCTAAGTAGTATCTcgataaaagtcgagtgattactgtcactcgcgggTTTTAGGATTTTGGTTCCTTAGCTATGGCTTTGAAATGAGTTGTTGAGTaaaaagaaatggagaccgggcggaaatgagtggagtattggtatggaatggatgaaaagtaagcctccgcctgtgtcgattgaggaccgtaccgttgttggcagtgctggctgagtttgaacagtactaaccacatgccgggagtaggaggtagtcgaaactggtaagctAATTATCTgaattgcaacgatactttgaatcgcgatcTGCTattctgggagtggaatgatggcgggtgttggattgtatgtcgcctccgggttctttgggagttcgccgtgagggacccttcacccgggttttggcaggcgtgattcagaggtcggggtgatgatgggaacagttgacgtgtgtggcccgacggggttttcacgtgtcgggtgagttaggtccaccttgcaaggttaaatcggatcgattcgccgtctctctcggttaagagaaccttggtcactttgtcacatcatagtaagaaagtggaatgaaaacggaatggaaaaggtTGGTTTGTGTGTTACTGAAGAATAATttgatccaccatgtgtgctctagatgtttaggcgaatttagctaatactcgctgtactaaatggagctaaaatattgaaagtaaggattcacttctagtaggctttcagcaaaagagctccagagccaaaaagctttgaaTGTCTAGGtgatgggctaagtatacccaaagtcgggtaagccttgctgagtattagtatactcagggttgttgttgaaCCCCTTctaagcaggttgtgtccccgctgacttcgaggaggtatgtgcgtcctggattggacaaccgcttcctcctgggtggaccgtcgagtgggccccgtcttccctgtgaagatcgggcaggttggcatcacatcggtgggcaggatgtggagctcaccttgtatcgtcgtcgtagttatcgtattgtatttcgaactcggttttTAAACTTCCGTTGTgcttttgaactctgtcgtttgtattcgaaccttttatgtaaaccctgtgttgtaaattaatttgaagatttctgtatgctggtatcacctgtgctcgttttcgtacgggtctactagtgcaattgtgatcctggagtacagtagtttaatcgggatttacccgacagcctgtcagattacaccgttttaagtgcacagtaacttatttaagtattaagatgatgattagcgcacttaagctggtttaatttgggcggttctgctacagataataattgacataattttttatgaaagaaaaagaaatctgtATATTATTTTATgaaggaaaataaataacattattgtttgatggaagaaaaacAAAATACGTGCATGTGGCAGTACATCTCAACTAGTTTTtagtaaaaaggaaaaaaaaagagagagagcatATGAGGGGCGtctgtgggctgtggcagctCAGTGAGTGGTGGGCCTGAGAAACGGTTTGTTATCGGCCTAGTAACATTGTCATGAATGCCGACACTTGGGCCTCTGTCAGCAGCGTTGCTCCCACAAATAACATGGGCCCTACTCTCAAAAAAAATAGCATGGGCCTCGAAGAAAGAGGGAAGCTAATGTATGGGCGGCCATGTTAAAGAAAGTTCGAAGTAAGAACGTGGGCGTCGCCGGCCCAATCATCACTCTTTTTAAAATTCAGCGGCCCAATGGTCATGACACCCGGCCTGTCCCGGGAAAGAATTGCTCCATTCATTATTCCACCACAGGAGAACGTAAGCCAATGTTGTGTACGGTCCAACTCCGTTGTACGGCTAGCCGGGGATACACGGTCCGTAGTAGCAGTGGACTCTACTGCACTCCAGTCCTGCACTGTTGTGTCACATGTAGCTGACATGTAGGCCCATGCAGCATCGGTTTGGTAACTGCGGTCTTTTTTACTGTCCAAGGCGGAGACGAGTTCGACGCAGGAACCCAAAAGCCCCTCCTCGAACCGAGCTTGCTTTTGcggctcctgctcctcccccttTTCTCGAGCGAAAAAATCTCTGATCAAAGCGATGCTGCGATGTTGCTCGCGAGCGCGAGCGTGAAGATCATGGAGTCGCAGCTCCTGTGGGAGTTCATCGCGTTCCTCAAGGCCCGGTGGTCCGCGCGCTCCCGcgtcgaccagcgccgccgccgcctgcgccagcTCGTGTCCATggtccgcgccgtcgccgacgccgccgagggggccgccgccgtccgcgccggGTCCCTCTCCGCCTGGCTCCACGTGCTCCGCGCCGAGGCGCTGCGCGGGCAGCAggtcctcgaggcccccggctgcgacgccgccgccgtcgcgggctCCGCCAGGCACTTCCTCGCGGGCCTCAGGGCGCTGCTCGCCTGCAGCGCCGAGGTGGACCGCCTCACGGAAGCCGTCGAGGAGCTCGAGCGCCTCGCGGGGCCCGGCGGGGACCTCGACATGTTCGTCAAGGTGCTCCGCCTCGACACCGCCCGCGCCGACGGGATGGAGGTCGACGGCGACATGTCCCACGGCGCTCGAGACCGCCTGGAGGAAGAatggagcagcagcagggccGGCTCGGTCGCCGCCGGGCTCCCGACCGCTGGCGCCAAGAGGAAGCGCGCCGCCGGCAGCTCCGGCGCCGACGGGGGCTCGGCGTCGCGCTGCCAGGTCGACACCGCGGCCCACCTGCCGAAACGCCGGGCGCTCGCGTGGATGCGGCCTCACCAGTGGCTCCCTGCCGGCTTCGGCGGCCTCTTCGCGGCGCCCCgcgagccgccggcgccgctgccggtGTCTCGCTCGCACCGCGCCCGGGCGGTGGCGAAGGCGATGTCGAGGGTCCGACGCCGCATCGGCAAGCCAACGAGGCGccggcaggagcagcagcagagccTCGGCCACCGCCTGTCGCGGATTTCCCTTTGATGGTGGCGAGGAGCTCTGGATCTGCTCCTGCATTTTGGTAGCAGAGTGAGGAATCCCCCTTGCAATCTGAGGGTTTCGGTGGGTGCAAATTCCTAGCTAGTTCTTCCTCCTTGAGCTTAGAATCCGTCAACCACCTAGATTTCTTCGACGATTAAC contains:
- the LOC120705895 gene encoding uncharacterized protein LOC120705895, whose protein sequence is MLLASASVKIMESQLLWEFIAFLKARWSARSRVDQRRRRLRQLVSMVRAVADAAEGAAAVRAGSLSAWLHVLRAEALRGQQVLEAPGCDAAAVAGSARHFLAGLRALLACSAEVDRLTEAVEELERLAGPGGDLDMFVKVLRLDTARADGMEVDGDMSHGARDRLEEEWSSSRAGSVAAGLPTAGAKRKRAAGSSGADGGSASRCQVDTAAHLPKRRALAWMRPHQWLPAGFGGLFAAPREPPAPLPVSRSHRARAVAKAMSRVRRRIGKPTRRRQEQQQSLGHRLSRISL